The following DNA comes from Eubacteriales bacterium.
TGCCTTCACCGGAGACTACGAGAAACTTTTCGTTTTTCGTGTGATGCCAGTGGTTGCCCTTTATTATTCCGGGCTTGGATATATTTACAGAAAACTGGCCCTGGGATGCAGTGCGTATAATTTCAGTAAACGAACCTCGATTATCGGCATGCATGGTTAAAGGATAAGAAAATCCTTCTTCTGGAAGATAGCTTAAATATGTACTATACAGCTTCTTAGTGAATTCATCTGAGAAATCCGGAACGCTTAAATTTTTACGGCTTTCTTTAAATGAATAAAGCATAGATACTATGTCGCCCAGTTTAGCAGTATGTGTAATGGGCACAAAGCAAAAATTACCGTCTTTGCTTTCTTTCCCTTCCATAGCATTTATGAACTCATTAACTACATCATCTATATAAACTAAGTTTAACGAAACGTTAGGATCGTTCACCGTTATAGGCAGATCATGTGCTATATTATTGCAAAATGTAGCAACTGCGCTATTATAATTCGGCCTGCACCATTTGCCAAACACATTAGGCAGCCTGTATACCAAAGCTTTCACGCCATTTTGTTGCCCGTATTCAAATATCACATCTTCTCCGGCCTTCTTGCTCTGTCCGTATGGATTATCAAGTGCAGCCTGTATAGATGATGTCATTAGTATTGGAGCCTTGTTGTTATATTTTAAAAGGCTGTTAAGCAAATCAGATGTAAACCCGAAATTTCCTTCCATGAATTCAGCATTGTCTTTAGGGCGGTTTACACCTGCTAGATGAAATATGAAATCGCATTCAGCAGCATATTTTTCAAGAAGGCTTTTGTCTGTGTCTACATCGTACTCAAATATATCCGTGTAATTTCTGTGTTTTAATTCTGTAATCAGATTTCTGCCTACAAAACCCTTTGCACCGGTAACAAACAGTTTCATCTTTTTTTCTCCCATTCAGCTAATTCTCTTTGAACATAATCAAGTGCTAAAACTTTTTTCTTAACCTGGTCTACGTTAAGTAATTGTGTGTTGTTAGAATTAAACTCTTCTATCTCGTTGTTATCTCCGATTCCCTGTACATAATACTTATCATAATTAAGGTCGCGCTTATCTGCCGGTACTCTGTAAAAACTTCCCATATCTATTGCATGTACGCATTCTTCCTTAGTTAGAAGTGTCTCGTACATCTTTTCTCCGTGCCGGATACCTATTATCTTTATCTCATTATCGGCATGAAAAAGCTCTTTTACTGCCTTAGCAAGTACATCTATCGTACATGCAGGAGCCTTTTGTACCATTATATCCCCGCTTTGCGCATTTTTAAATGCAAATAAGACCAGTTCAACGGCTTCTTCCAGGCTCATTATGAACCTTGTCATTTCAGGCACCGTGACAGTCAAAGGCTTGCCCATCTTTATTTGTTCTATAAAAAGCGGTATTACGCTTCCCCTTGAGCACATGACGTTTCCATATCTTGTCCCGCATATAAGCGTTTTATCAGGATCTACCGTGCGCGATTTAGCTACAAACACCTTTTCCATCATAGCTTTTGAAGTGCCCATAGCATTTACAGGATAAGCGGCCTTATCGGTTGATAAACAAATAACTTTTTTAACGCCTTCGTCTATCGCCGCTGTCAAAACGTTGTCCGTACCTAGGACATTTGTCTTAACCGCCTCAATAGGAAAAAACTCGCAAGACGGAACTTGCTTTAACGCCGCCGCATGAAATATATAATCTACTCCATGAAGAGCATTTCTTATACTGTTTATGTCCCTTACATCGCCTATATAAAACTTTATCTTATCGTTATGGTAATCTCTTCTCATGTCGTCCTGTTTTTTTTCATCACGTGAAAAAATACGTATTTCCCCGATATCCGTATCAAGAAAACGGTTTAAAACGGCATTACCAAAAGACCCTGTTCCACCTGTAATCAAAAGAGTTTTGTTCTTAAACATCTTATTTCTCCCCCTTTAAGAGACTATAAAACAAATTAAGCAACTTGTCTATAAACTTGTCCTTTGTGTAGTTATCTTCATAGTATTTGCGCCCCGATTTACCACACTCTTTATAAATATCTGGGTTTTTTATAACATCCAGCATTATTTTAGCCAGTGTTTCACTGTCACCAGAGGAAGCGACTTTTCCGCATCCGGATTTATAAACTTCGTTTGCCCCTGCCCCGTTGATCGCGCCTATTACAGGCTTTCCAACAGACATATAACTTTGAAGTTTCGCAGGCAGTGTATTGCCTATGTACGAATCTCCCTTTAAAGTTATTAAAAATGCATCTGCCAAAATATATAGTTCCTCTAGCTCACTATAAGGAATACGTCCGTAAAAAGTAATTATCTTGTCAAGCCCGTACTGTAAACTTAGGTTCTTTACATTATCGAAATTAGACCCGTTCCCAACAATATGGATATGAAAACCCTCTTTATCCTTTAAGTCTTTAGCTGCCCTGATAATACATTCTACATCTTGTACGCTGCCTATATTGCCTATATACATAAAATCCGTACAGCTGTTGTCTGTATACTTACCGGCTATATTACTATAAATATCGTCGCAGTGCTGCGGAAGATAGGTTATACGGCTCTTATCAACGCCCATCTTCTCGTTTAAATAATCTTCAAACGGTTCAGATGACACCGCTATTAAATCGCACCTTTTATACACGTAATTACTTATCTTTTTAGCAATCTTATATATAATCCCCTTGTCTGTTCCGCCCCATGACAAAACAGCTTCGGGCCATATATCAATACAGTAAAAAAGGTGTTTTTTCTTTTTTCTTCGTGCAAAGCTGATAGCGGGTATGCCTACGGTTACAGGAGATATCTCATATGTAAATACACAGTCGAAATCTATTTTTGCTGTCTTAGCATAAAAAGCCCCGAACAGCGCAAAGGTCTTATAATTAAGTATCCTCCAAAAAGCGCCTTTTCTCCTGGCAGTAATAGGCATTCTTATAACTTTAACGCCTTTATACACTTCTTTGCGTTTTTTAAAAAAGCGGTATTCTCTTGGTATGCCATCCATTCCGTAATTAGGTAGACCAGTTATAACAGTAACCTGATGCCCTCTTTCAACTAAAGAAACGGCAATATCGTTTATTCTAAAATCTTCAGGGTAAAAGTACTGGCTGACTATTAAAATATTCATAATCTAACCTTCAATACATTTATATATGGAACTTTCATTACCTTCTACCTGATAGTTTAAGTCCATCAAAGACATATTCTTGTCATAAACTCTGGTCCCAAAGACTTTATTAACAGCTCCTGCTTTTAAGCTAAGTAGTTTTATAAACGGATTGCCTAATTTCGTTATCCATATCTTCTTATGTAATGCTTTGGCCGCATAGCGTATAATGTCTGTCGTACAGATGTAATCTGCGTTTTGCGGGAAAAATACCCCGTGTTCTTCCCTGTCTATTAATATACGGATAAACTCACATAAATTATCTATATATATCATGCTTCTCTCATTTTTAATGTTAGGAAAAATAGGGGCTTTTTTCGCAAGTTTTATTAACCTTGGAAAATTTCCCTTTGATTTAGGGCCGTAAACCATGGGAGGACGCAAAATCGCCGTTTTAAACGTGCCGTTGTCCATTTCCTGAATAGCTATATCGGCCTTTAATTTGCTGTCTGCATAAAAATCCGCAGGGTTTGGCTTTGTATCTGAAGTTATTATAAACGGCTTACACATCTTTTTGTCTTCGCCGTAAATCATCATGCTGGACATAAATATAAATAATTTTGCCCCGTCCTCTTTTGCCTTTTTTGCCGTATCTACTGCTAATTCGGTATTTACCTTTCTGTACATTGGCTCCAACTTAGGGTCTATAGAAGAATGAGCTATCCCTGCAACATGAAAAACTACGTCATAAGCTGCAAAGTTTTTCTCTTTCCATGATCCGTCTATCATATCCATAGTGTCTATACTATATATATCAGGATACTTTGAAAGCCACTTTTCAAAGGACGTGCCTATGTAGCTGTTAGCTCCTGTGATTAGTATCTTTTTCATTTACTTTTTAACCTCACTAGCCTCTTTTGCCTTTGCTTTTTCAAGCTCCCCTGTTCCGCCTTCAACTACACCGTCACTTTTGATAACTGATATAAATGTTCCAAGAAAACACTTAATATCAAATAAAAAGCTTATCTTTTTTAT
Coding sequences within:
- a CDS encoding capsular polysaccharide biosynthesis protein CapF translates to MKLFVTGAKGFVGRNLITELKHRNYTDIFEYDVDTDKSLLEKYAAECDFIFHLAGVNRPKDNAEFMEGNFGFTSDLLNSLLKYNNKAPILMTSSIQAALDNPYGQSKKAGEDVIFEYGQQNGVKALVYRLPNVFGKWCRPNYNSAVATFCNNIAHDLPITVNDPNVSLNLVYIDDVVNEFINAMEGKESKDGNFCFVPITHTAKLGDIVSMLYSFKESRKNLSVPDFSDEFTKKLYSTYLSYLPEEGFSYPLTMHADNRGSFTEIIRTASQGQFSVNISKPGIIKGNHWHHTKNEKFLVVSGEGIIRFRKIGSDNIFEYKVSDEKLEVVDIPPGYTHNVENTGKTDMVTFMWANECFNPDNPDTIVEEV
- a CDS encoding polysaccharide biosynthesis protein, with the protein product MFKNKTLLITGGTGSFGNAVLNRFLDTDIGEIRIFSRDEKKQDDMRRDYHNDKIKFYIGDVRDINSIRNALHGVDYIFHAAALKQVPSCEFFPIEAVKTNVLGTDNVLTAAIDEGVKKVICLSTDKAAYPVNAMGTSKAMMEKVFVAKSRTVDPDKTLICGTRYGNVMCSRGSVIPLFIEQIKMGKPLTVTVPEMTRFIMSLEEAVELVLFAFKNAQSGDIMVQKAPACTIDVLAKAVKELFHADNEIKIIGIRHGEKMYETLLTKEECVHAIDMGSFYRVPADKRDLNYDKYYVQGIGDNNEIEEFNSNNTQLLNVDQVKKKVLALDYVQRELAEWEKKR
- a CDS encoding glycosyltransferase family 4 protein; the protein is MNILIVSQYFYPEDFRINDIAVSLVERGHQVTVITGLPNYGMDGIPREYRFFKKRKEVYKGVKVIRMPITARRKGAFWRILNYKTFALFGAFYAKTAKIDFDCVFTYEISPVTVGIPAISFARRKKKKHLFYCIDIWPEAVLSWGGTDKGIIYKIAKKISNYVYKRCDLIAVSSEPFEDYLNEKMGVDKSRITYLPQHCDDIYSNIAGKYTDNSCTDFMYIGNIGSVQDVECIIRAAKDLKDKEGFHIHIVGNGSNFDNVKNLSLQYGLDKIITFYGRIPYSELEELYILADAFLITLKGDSYIGNTLPAKLQSYMSVGKPVIGAINGAGANEVYKSGCGKVASSGDSETLAKIMLDVIKNPDIYKECGKSGRKYYEDNYTKDKFIDKLLNLFYSLLKGEK
- a CDS encoding NAD-dependent epimerase/dehydratase family protein, yielding MKKILITGANSYIGTSFEKWLSKYPDIYSIDTMDMIDGSWKEKNFAAYDVVFHVAGIAHSSIDPKLEPMYRKVNTELAVDTAKKAKEDGAKLFIFMSSMMIYGEDKKMCKPFIITSDTKPNPADFYADSKLKADIAIQEMDNGTFKTAILRPPMVYGPKSKGNFPRLIKLAKKAPIFPNIKNERSMIYIDNLCEFIRILIDREEHGVFFPQNADYICTTDIIRYAAKALHKKIWITKLGNPFIKLLSLKAGAVNKVFGTRVYDKNMSLMDLNYQVEGNESSIYKCIEG